Proteins encoded by one window of Pecten maximus chromosome 15, xPecMax1.1, whole genome shotgun sequence:
- the LOC117344286 gene encoding uncharacterized protein LOC117344286 has protein sequence MLRTLTKEGKADWKQHLNGVVHAYNCTRSDATNFSPFYLLFGRHPRLPVDLLFQHAHPEGESKESYSGYASKWKDRMKEAYSIATKNAHRSAARGKMNHDSRITSASLEPGDRVLVKNLGERGGPGKLRSFWEDHIHVVRKRVNDSSVYDVCREDGKGRIRRLHRNLLLQCNSLPLEGIRQEHRPHSARLKKQRKSRPKDLTSEDSSDEETLLKQGVSQLNPKANEFIPTNSNLDDSHLDNSLLDRSEEHSSAINDEETLVKDIEGIGADVEEDTATTECEESEDSPDHTDEKLEERNSDTSINQELSDESIHIDEETIVGDGNITSEEFITGDENNSEGDSDDEDIQRRPQRERRAPRTLTYNEMGKPIYKPVIDVISVP, from the coding sequence ATGTTGAGGACGCTGACTAAAGAAGGTAAAGCGGACTGGAAACAGCATTTGAATGGGGTCGTGCACGCATACAATTGTACAAGATCAGACGCTACGAACTTTTCACCATTCTACTTGTTGTTCGGTAGGCACCCTCGGTTGCCAGTTGATCTACTGTTCCAACATGCACACCCTGAAGGTGAGAGTAAAGAATCATACTCTGGTTATGCCAGTAAGTGGAAAGATCGTATGAAGGAAGCATACAGCATTGCGACCAAGAACGCACATCGATCAGCTGCTAGAGGGAAAATGAACCACGATTCGAGAATCACCAGCGCTTCATTAGAACCAGGAGATCGAGTTTTGGTGAAGAATTTAGGTGAACGTGGTGGACCTGGTAAGCTGCGATCCTTCTGGGAGGATCACATTCATGTTGTTAGGAAACGTGTTAATGATTCGAGTGTATATGATGTGTGTCGCGAGGATGGAAAAGGCCGCATTCGCCGCCTGCACCGCAATCTTctattacagtgtaatagtcTACCACTTGAGGGTATTCGCCAGGAACACAGACCACACAGTGCTCGTCTCAAGAAGCAGAGGAAATCCAGACCTAAAGATCTAACTTCTGAGGATTCTTCAGATGAGGAAACTCTTTTAAAACAGGGAGTCTCCCAACTTAATCCCAAAGCAAATGAGTTCATACCTACAAATTCTAACCTTGATGATAGTCATTTGGATAATTCTTTACTGGATAGGTCAGAAGAGCACAGCAGCGCTATCAACGATGAGGAAACCTTGGTCAAGGACATTGAAGGTATTGGAGCAGATGTTGAGGAGGATACCGCAACAACAGAATGTGAGGAATCTGAGGATAGCCCCGATCATACAGATGAGAAACTGGAGGAGAGGAATTCAGACACATCTATTAACCAGGAGTTGAGTGATGAGTCTATTCACATCGATGAAGAGACAATTGTGGGAGACGGGAATATCACTAGCGAAGAATTTATAACTGGCGACGAGAACAATAGTGAGGGAGACTCTGATGATGAGGACATTCAGCGTCGACCGCAACGTGAACGTCGCGCACCACGTACATTGACATACAACGAAATGGGTAAACCCATTTACAAACCAGTAATTGACGTGATATCTGTTCCATAG